The sequence below is a genomic window from Verrucomicrobiota bacterium.
GCGAGAGCCCAATTGATCTGGGTCTTGCTCAACCACAACGACTTTGTAACCTTGCGCTGAGTCAAATCATGAGACCGATGTTTCATCGTCGCGATTTTCTTTCGGGATTCGGCCGCGGTTTCGCCGGGTTGGCCCTGGGGGCGGTGTTGCATCGGGACGGTTGGGCCGCCGGGCATGGGTTGGAATCGGCGATGCCCGGCGCGCCTCATTTCGCTCCGAAAGCGAAGAGCGTGATCTGGCTTTTCATGAATGGCGGCGTCAGCCACATGGAAAGCTTCGATCCGAAACCGATGTTGAACCGGTACGCGGGCAAGACGATCGCCGAAACTCCTTTCGCGGACACGCAGCAGGCCAAGAAGTTGGCGATTGAACGTTTGGTGGTGCCGGATGCGAACGGCAACCAGCGCAACACGCTTTATCCGTTGCAAACGGGTTTTCGCCGGCACGGTCAGAGCGGCATCGAGGTGAGCGATTGGTTCCCGCACATCGCGAGAAACGTCGATCGGCTGGCCGTGGTCCGATCCCTGTGGACCACCGACAGCAACCACGGAGCGCAGACGGAGTTTCACACCGGGCGCAACATGCTGGACGGGGATTTTCCCACGCTGGGTGGCTGGGTTCACTACGGCCTCGGGACCCTCAACGAGAACCTGCCCCAATTCATCTCCATCGGAACGCGCGAGTACTGGAACCAGCGTGATGGCGCTTATCTCGGCCCCGCCCATGACGCCGTGCCTCTGCGGATCGATCCGAGCCATCCCCTCGATTTTGGCAAGCCGGAAAAGCCGGAACGGGCCGATTGGAGGGCCGGCGGCTTCGATTTACTGCGGAAATTGAACCGGGAACGGGAATCGGCTTTCCCGAGCGACCCGGCTCTGGCCGCAAGAATAGCGTCCTACGAGATGGCCTACCGCATGCAGACCTCGATTCCGGGCCTGCTCGACCTGGCCAGGGAAACGGACCGCACCAAGGCAGCTTACGGGTTGGACCAGCCGCATTGCCGCGAGTTCGGGATGCAGCTCTTGGTGGCCCGACGGCTCGTAGAGCAGGGGGTCCGCTTCGTTCAGATCCAGCACGGAGGTGGAGGAGCGGGCGCGTGGGATGCTCACGGCGGCCTCAAGGCCAATCATTCCAAACTGGCGGCCGCGGTGGATCAACCCGTCGGCGCTCTGCTGAATGATTTGGACCAGCGCGGTTTGCTGGATCAAACGCTGGTGGTCTTCGCGTCCGAGTTTGGGCGCACGCCGGGCTCTCAGGGCAGTGACGGACGCGATCATCATATTTACGGATTCAGTTGTTGGATGGCCGGGGGAGGGTTGCGTCGGGGCGTGGTCCACGGAGCGACGGACGAAATCGGTTTTCATGCGGTGGAGCATCGCCATTATGTCACCGACGTGCATGCCACACTGCTGCGCCAGCTTGGATTGGACTCGCGGCGACTGGAGCTGCCGGGTCGCAAGAGACTCGAACAAGATCATGGCCGACCCATTGAGGAGATCATGGATTCATGACGGTGGGTGTTTCGGCTGCCCGCTCACGGGCCAGGAGCATCTCTCTGTTCTTGTTGGGGCTGCTGGCGGTAATTTCTTCGGCAGGGCAGGTCGTTCCCTCGTCGCATTCCGCGGGCTCCTCTCCCGACTGGCTTCTTCACCCAGAACCTTACCGGGCTCGGGTCGAAGTGAGAAGCCATCGGGAGCTGGAATTGAGTAATGGCTTGTTGCGGCGGCGATTCCGCCTGGATCTCAATGGCTCAACCGTGGCGCTCGACCATCTGGGCTCGGGCGAATCCATCCTGCGAGGCGTCAAGCCGGAAGCCACGGTGATTTGGGATGGACAACGCTTCGATATCGGCGGCGCAAAAGGGCAGCCTAATCTGGCATTTCTGCGCCCTGAGTGGCTGGAGTCCATGCGAACGGATCCGAGGGCCTTTCAGTTTCAGGGATTTGCGCACGGACCGATCCCCGGAGAACGATTCGAGTGGAAGCGCGTGCGGCGTCACGCGCCGGGAATGGTATGGCCGCCCAAAGGTGTCGCTCTGAGGCTCGATTTTGCCCCGCCGATTCCGGCCGACGGAGGACCCGCCCTCGACTTTGCGGGTGTTCGTGTTTCCGTTCACTATGAACTCTACGATGGTCTCCCTTGCTATGGGAAATGGATCGTTCTCTCGAACGGCACGAGCCGCGTCATGACCCTCGACCGGTACTCCAGCGACTGGCTGGCCGCGGTGGAAAGGGTTTCCGAGGTGGATGAATTGAGCGACGGGAAACTGCCGCCCAATCTCCATGTGGAGACGGAAATGGCCATGGGAGGCATGCGTTCCTCAGCCGCGAACCGCCGCTCTTTCCGCTGGCTGGCCGATCCGGATTACCACAGCCAAGTCAACTACGAGAAACGCACCCCGTGTCTGCTTGAAGTAGGTCCGGATTTGGGACCCGGGGTCCGTCTGGCGCCGGGCGAGGTTTTCGAGTCCTATCGAGGCTGGGTTTTGCCGCAGGACTCAACCGATCGCGAGCGGTGCGGTTTGGCGGTGCGGCGCATGTATCGGATCCTGGCTCCCTGGGTGACCGAGAACCCGCTCATGATGCATTTGGTTTCCTCGAGGGGTGAGGCGGTGACGAACGCCATCGACCAGTGTGCCGAGACCGGATTCGAGATGCTGATCCTGAGTTTCGGGAGTGGATTCAATCTGGAGAGCACGAATGCCAGCACCCTGCAACGCGCGCGCGAGTTCAGCGCTCACGCCGCAAAGCGAGGCATCGAAATCGGAAGCTATTCCCTGCTCGCTTCGAGGTCGATCGGGCCCGCAGACGACGTGCTGCTGCCCGCGGGTCAGAAGCCGGTGTTTGGACATTCACCGTGTTTACAAAGCCACTGGGGTCGAACCTATTTCGACCGGCTCCGAGCGTTTCACAACCAAAGCGGATTTCAGCTTCTCGAACATGACGGTTCCTATCCGGGAGATCCGTGCCAGAGCTCCACGCATCCCGGCCATCGTGGCTGGGAAGATTCACGCTGGAACCAGTGGAAAGCGATTTCCGAGTTTTATCGCTGGTGTCGCGGGCGGGGACTCTATCTCAACGTTCCGGACTATTACTTCCTCGCCGGTTCGAGCAAAACCGGCATGGGCTATCGCGAAGTGAACTGGTCCCTGCCTCGCGAGCAGCAACTGATCCACACCCGGCAGAATATCTACGATGGAACATGGGAGAAACTGCCCAGCATGGGGTGGATGTTCGTTCCCTTGACGGAGTACCACGGAGGAGGCGCCGCTGCGACCATCGAGCCTCTGGACCAGCATCTGGACCATTACCGGCGCATGATGGAGAGCAATCTCGCCTTGGGTGTGCAGGCTTGTTACCGTGGTCCGCGGTTGTTCGACACGCCGCGCACTCGTCAAATGGTTCAATCCACCGTCGCCTGGTACAAGGCGCATCGCGATATTTTGGAGAGTGATCTCATCCACGGACGACGGGCGGACGCGCGCGATCTGGACTGGATGCTGCATGTGAATCCGGCCTTGAGCACCAAGGCGATGCTGGTGGTGTTCAATCCGCGGTCCGAATCCCTTGCGCGCGATCTCCGCGTCAATCTGTACTACAGCGGTTTGCAAGACCGGGCCCGTCTGATCGACGCGTCAGGACGCGCCCGCCGCATCCGGTTGGATCGGTCGTATGATGTGACCGTGCCGGTGAACGTGCCCGCGCTGGGCATGAGCTGGTATCGGTTCGAGTGAGAAGGGTGAGTCAGTTCTTCTTGAGACTGTTGTAAACCATCTCAATCCAGCGGGAGGTGTTGATAAAGCCTGATCCCCAGATCTTGAACTTTTCGGGAAGGCCGGCGGCTTTGACTTGATCGAGTGACTGACCGGCGTCTTTGGCCTTGCGAATGATCTCGATGCTCTCGGAAACAGTGTCGTGAAAAATGCGAAGATCCGCTTTGCTCGCGAGCGGACCGTGGCCCGGGATGATTTTGACGTCGCTGGAAATCTTTTGCAGCACGACGGCCACATTGCGGAGGTATCCTTCCACACTGCCGCCGCTTCCCAGATCGATGAAGGGGAAACGCCCGTTGAAAAACTGGTCGCCCATGTGGACCACGCCCGATTTTGTGGAATGAATGACCGCGTCGCCGTCGGTGTGGCCGGGAGCCAGGGCAAGCACGCGGATTTCCTCGCCGTTGAAATGGATGCTGAGTCCGTGATCGAAGGTGACGACGGGCAGGGCTTCCGGGGCGGTTCCGGATTTGCCTTGCAGGCGCTTCCGCACGTTTTCATGAGCGACGATTTGGCCGAGTTTTCCGAAGTGAGCGTTTCGCGCCAGCCATGATCGATGCGCGGGGCTTGGGCTGTCTCTGCTAGGTGGCTTGATCCTGAAGCTGAGAGGAGAGTAGGGTGCCGGCCTTCCCATGAGATTCATGCCACTCGGATCGCTTTGGTTTTGCGGCGTGCGACTCATCGCACTCAGCATCTTCCTCGGGTGTATTGGTGTTCAGTCTGCTGGATTGCAAGGACGGCGGCCGAACATCGTCTTTGTCCTGACCGATGACCAGGGTTACGGGGATTTGTCCTGCCATGGGCATCCGGTGCTGAAAACGCCTCATATTGACCGGTTGCATCGCGAAGGGGTTCGCTTCACCGATTTCCACGTGAGCCCGACTTGTTCGCCGACGCGGAGCGCGTTGTTAACCGGACGGCACGAGTTTAGGAACGGCGTGACCCATACGATCCACGAGCGCGAGCGGTTGAATCCGAGGGCGACGACTTTGGCGGAGGTGTTGCGATCGTCGGGTTACCGGACCGGCATCTTCGGGAAATGGCATTTGGGGGATGAACCCGAGTATTGGCCGAATCGGAGGGGATTTGAGGAAATGTTCATACATGGCGCCGGAGGCATTGGCCAGACCTACGCGGGCTCCTGCGGGGATGCCCCGGGCAATCGCTATTTCGATCCGGCGATTTTGCATAACGGGCGCTTCGTGAAAACCAAGGGATATTGCACGGATGTGTTCTTTGGGGAGGCGCTTCGTTGGATGGGAGAGGTGAAAGAGCACGGGCCGTTCCTGGCCTGGATCGCCTGCAATGCCCCGCACGCGCCGCTTCAAGTCCGCTTGGAGGATGAAGCTGGTTACCGGGGGGTGGTCACGAACGCCCAGGCGGCGAAATTCCTGGGGATGATTGCCAACATTGATGACAACGTCGGGAAATTGCTTGCGCAGTTGGAGGCGTGGAAGATCGACCGCGAAACACTGGTGGTGTTTATGAACGACAATGGCACGGACGGTGGCGTGCTGGCGGGGTACAATGCGGGCATGCGGGGGAAAAAGGGCACGGCCTTTCTCGGCGGGACGCGGGCCTCATCGCTGTGGCGCTGGCCGGGAACGCTTGTTGCAGGGGACTGCAAGGCCTTGAGCGCGCACCTTGATTTCTTTCCGACGCTGGCCTCGCTGGCTGGGGCGAAGCTGCCGAAAGGCGTTCGGAGACAGATCGAGGGGAGGAGTTTGGTGCCCTGGCTGGAGCACCCTGCCGTGCGTGCACCCGACCGGATCTTGATGACGCATCTGGGACGATGGGAGAAGGGGGCTTCACCTGAAACGGCCAAGTACCGGCAATGTTCGGTCCGCGCTACGCGCTGGCATCTCGTTTCAGCCGAGGGTGGGGCAGTCCCTCGTTGGATGCTTTTTGACGTGCAGGCGGATCCCGGGGAGCGAACCGATGTATCCGCCCGGCATCCCGGCACCGTGCGGCGGCTGAGCCGACGTTTTGAGCAGTGGTGGAGTTCGGTCCAACCGATGCTGGTGAATGAGTCCGTGCGAGGACCGGACCAGAATCCGTTCAAGGAATTATTCTGGCGGCAGTATGGTCCTGGAGCGACGGCTTCGTCGGTTCAGGAATAGGAAGTCCAGGCGGGGCTTCGGCTTGTGCCGTAGGCGCGATGAACTTGCCGGAGATTGCGGGAAGCGCGGTCGAGTTCGGCGCGTCGATGTTCGAGTTCGCGTTGCTTGAGGGCGAGGCGGTCCGCGTTGCGGCGTTCCATGAGCATCAAATCCTGGATGACGTTCCGGATTTCGTCATCGAGGCGGCCACGGTGCAAGTGCGCTTCACTGGCCTCGGTGTAAAGGGCGCGAGTGGCTTCCAGGATGGAGGACTGCAACTGGTACTTTGAGTTTTGCAGCGAGTCCACCTGGGTCCACGCGGTGTTGTCGATAGCTTCGGACTCGAGTTGGGAGATTCGGCGCCATTCTTCGTAAAGGCCGAGCAGGGGAGGGCCGCTGGGAAGCGAATTCAGGCCGGGCGTGGGATCGACCCTGGCGTGGTTCATGCGGCCGCGGAGAGGGTGGAGAGTTCGCCGGCGCTGCGGTGAGCGGAACCTTTGGAAAGCATTTCCTTCCAGGCGTCCCGCAGCACGCTGACGTGGCTGATGACTTCGTCGAGGGCACGGGGTTTTTGCGGATGTTGGCTTCCTGGAGGCGATGGTCGAGGTAGGCGTAGAGGTCCCGCAGGTTCTCGGAGAATTCGCCTCCGCGTTCGACATCGAGCGAGACGTTGAGTTCCTGGAGGATGGCCTGAGCCTTAAGGATGTTGTTGTTGATGGTCCGATTGAAGAGCAGGGGATCTTTTTCGGCGAAGCCGATGCGGGCTTGATCGAGAAAGCGCAGGGCGCCCTCATAGAGCATCAGGACCAATTGACCGGGCGAGGCGGTCTGGGTTGCGACTTTCTGGTAGGACCGCCAGGGATTAGGATGCATCATCGCGGGAATACAACGGAACGGGCGAATTCGAGCGATGGCTCAGGTCTCGACTTGAGCCGGGGCCGGTTTAGATCTAGGCATCTGGCTGGGAGGAGAGGTTGATCGCCAGGAGGTTTGAGATCTTCCGGATGGCTTCCTCGGGCGGGTAATTGGAGTCGAGCAGGAGGCGCTTGGCCTTCTCCACGACTTCGGGACGAACCGCGGGGAGTTGTGCGAGGGAACCGTTCAGCGCTTGTGAGGCTGCGAAGGGAGCGGACTCGACCGGCGCTTGGGGAGCCGCGCGCGAAGGCGTCTTGGGGGATCCAGGCGGCGCGACGGGATTCGCATTGTTGTTCAGATGAATTTGCATGTTACACTCTCAATCTGGCAGGCAACGTGACGTCTTTCGCAGCTAATCTAGGATCGGCGGATTTTTTAAGAACTTGAATGTTTCTTTTAGGATTCATCGGGTGGGCAGGGTTTCAAAAAGGCTGTGCAAGGTGTAGCGGGCAAAGCGGGTGGGGGAGGCCAGGATGGCGATGGAATCGTCGGCGGT
It includes:
- a CDS encoding DUF1501 domain-containing protein, coding for MRPMFHRRDFLSGFGRGFAGLALGAVLHRDGWAAGHGLESAMPGAPHFAPKAKSVIWLFMNGGVSHMESFDPKPMLNRYAGKTIAETPFADTQQAKKLAIERLVVPDANGNQRNTLYPLQTGFRRHGQSGIEVSDWFPHIARNVDRLAVVRSLWTTDSNHGAQTEFHTGRNMLDGDFPTLGGWVHYGLGTLNENLPQFISIGTREYWNQRDGAYLGPAHDAVPLRIDPSHPLDFGKPEKPERADWRAGGFDLLRKLNRERESAFPSDPALAARIASYEMAYRMQTSIPGLLDLARETDRTKAAYGLDQPHCREFGMQLLVARRLVEQGVRFVQIQHGGGGAGAWDAHGGLKANHSKLAAAVDQPVGALLNDLDQRGLLDQTLVVFASEFGRTPGSQGSDGRDHHIYGFSCWMAGGGLRRGVVHGATDEIGFHAVEHRHYVTDVHATLLRQLGLDSRRLELPGRKRLEQDHGRPIEEIMDS
- a CDS encoding alpha-galactosidase: MSNGLLRRRFRLDLNGSTVALDHLGSGESILRGVKPEATVIWDGQRFDIGGAKGQPNLAFLRPEWLESMRTDPRAFQFQGFAHGPIPGERFEWKRVRRHAPGMVWPPKGVALRLDFAPPIPADGGPALDFAGVRVSVHYELYDGLPCYGKWIVLSNGTSRVMTLDRYSSDWLAAVERVSEVDELSDGKLPPNLHVETEMAMGGMRSSAANRRSFRWLADPDYHSQVNYEKRTPCLLEVGPDLGPGVRLAPGEVFESYRGWVLPQDSTDRERCGLAVRRMYRILAPWVTENPLMMHLVSSRGEAVTNAIDQCAETGFEMLILSFGSGFNLESTNASTLQRAREFSAHAAKRGIEIGSYSLLASRSIGPADDVLLPAGQKPVFGHSPCLQSHWGRTYFDRLRAFHNQSGFQLLEHDGSYPGDPCQSSTHPGHRGWEDSRWNQWKAISEFYRWCRGRGLYLNVPDYYFLAGSSKTGMGYREVNWSLPREQQLIHTRQNIYDGTWEKLPSMGWMFVPLTEYHGGGAAATIEPLDQHLDHYRRMMESNLALGVQACYRGPRLFDTPRTRQMVQSTVAWYKAHRDILESDLIHGRRADARDLDWMLHVNPALSTKAMLVVFNPRSESLARDLRVNLYYSGLQDRARLIDASGRARRIRLDRSYDVTVPVNVPALGMSWYRFE
- a CDS encoding arylsulfatase, with the translated sequence MPLGSLWFCGVRLIALSIFLGCIGVQSAGLQGRRPNIVFVLTDDQGYGDLSCHGHPVLKTPHIDRLHREGVRFTDFHVSPTCSPTRSALLTGRHEFRNGVTHTIHERERLNPRATTLAEVLRSSGYRTGIFGKWHLGDEPEYWPNRRGFEEMFIHGAGGIGQTYAGSCGDAPGNRYFDPAILHNGRFVKTKGYCTDVFFGEALRWMGEVKEHGPFLAWIACNAPHAPLQVRLEDEAGYRGVVTNAQAAKFLGMIANIDDNVGKLLAQLEAWKIDRETLVVFMNDNGTDGGVLAGYNAGMRGKKGTAFLGGTRASSLWRWPGTLVAGDCKALSAHLDFFPTLASLAGAKLPKGVRRQIEGRSLVPWLEHPAVRAPDRILMTHLGRWEKGASPETAKYRQCSVRATRWHLVSAEGGAVPRWMLFDVQADPGERTDVSARHPGTVRRLSRRFEQWWSSVQPMLVNESVRGPDQNPFKELFWRQYGPGATASSVQE